The window CGCAAACGATATTGCCGAGACCGCCTCTGACAAGTTCCGGGACACTACTGGCAAAGCACGCGACAGCGCTGCCGACCTGATCCAGACAAGCCGCGATCGCGCTGGCGACGCCTATAGCGACGTCCGTGATCGAACGCAGCGCGTTGCTGCGCGAGCGAATGAGATTGTGCAGGAACATCCTATCGTAGCCGTAGCGGGCGCGGTAGCCGCCGGTGCCGTGGTGGCCTGGCTGTTCCCCAAGAGCCGCAGGGCGATGAAAGCTCTCCCGGGCATCGCAGCGGCCGCAGGCACTCGCGTCGTGGAAGCCGCCATGGCAGCACAAGCCGCCGCGGCTCAGGGAGCCGAAAATGTCCGGTCAACTGCTGGAAACGCCCTACACCATGCGCAGGAAGGCGCCACCCGGACTGCTGCTTCGGCCCGTGACGCAGCAGCTTCCGTTGACATCACAGGAACGGCGTCACGGGTAGCCGACGACCTTGTTTCACTCGTAGCCAGCAAGATTGATTCGGTCAGCGACGCCCTGAAGGCGCGATTGCCGAAACGCTAACCGTCTCGGCGAAAAACGCAGCCTTTCCCCATCGCGGAACCATTGGACAGGAGTGTGCCCACTGCTAGAGTGGCCTCTCCTTCCATGGGAGAAGAACGATATCATGAGCAAACTCCACCTCGTGATGGGGGGCGCGTCAAAAATCCCCAGACGCTGGACTTTGAAGATCTGAACTCAATCGAGCTTGTCGGTGTGTTTCCCGACTATGCGTCAGCAGAAAACGCATGGCGCGGCGCTGCACAGCGGACCGTGGACGACGCGGAAATGCGCTATGTCATCGTCCACCTGCACCGACTGCTTGAGCCTGAATTGCCCAAGGCATAACGCTCACGAAACAGGCTTCGGACCCTTGCCGAAGCGCCAGCGAAGCAAGGGCCGGGTCAGCACGAGCCCTATCAGAAAGCCGCCGATATGCGCGGCAATTGCGATCTGGCCAAGATCGCCCAAGCCTCCGCGGGCCGAAGCAAGGCCGATCATCAGCTGAAGAATGATCCATCCCGCCGCCAACCATATCACGCGCAGAAAATTGGCGGAGAAAGGACCGATCCGCTTCACCGCGCGCTGCCCATAAAGTAGCGCGTAGGTCGCCAGAATCGCCGATATAGCACCGCTCGCCCCGACCATTGGATTGGGAGACGCGGGTTCGATCGCCCACTGCAGCAAAGCCGCGCCATAGGCTCCCGCGATGTAAAGAACTAACACCGCGCCTTTCTGCAACACCTGTTCAATCTGGCGTCCGCAAAAGACCAGCATCAGAAGATTAAAGCCGATGTGCAGCCAGCCTGCATGGATGAGTGTGCAACTGAGCGGCGTCAGCCAAACCGGCACCGCCAGAACCCCCGCGAACAGCCCGGGATCCTCAACGCGCGCTGGTATGAACCCTCCGAGAATGGCGGCATTGTCCACCTGTCCGGTGAATGACAACAGCAGAAACGCGGCGAAAGTGATCGCCGCGATTGCGTTCGTCATCCGGCCGGAGGGAATCTTCACCGCAGGCTAGATAAAATCGATCTGGTTGATGAGGTAGAATTTGTCGCCCGAAGGCACCGACACCTCCACCTCTTCGCCGACCTGACGGCCGATAAGGGCGCGCCCCAATGGGCTATTATAGCTGATCATACCCAGCTTTGCATCGGCTTCCGCCTGACCAACGATCTGATATTTGACGGGTTTTTCATCCTCGTCGAGCAACATGACCGTAGCCCCGAAAACGACCTTATCTCCCGAAAGGGTTTTGGGATCGATGATCTGGGCACGCGACAATTTATCTTCCAGATCCGCAATGGTCGCTTCTACCTGACCCTGCCGTTCTTTGGCCGCATGATATTCGGCATTTTCAGACAGGTCGCCATGGGCACGCGCTTCTTCGATGGCGTCCACGATCAAAGGCCGCTCTGCCTTCAGTTCGCGGAGCTGCTCGTTGAGCTTGTCATAGCCCATCTGCAGCATCGGCATCTTTTCGACGGTCGCCATTTTATCGCAGATCCTTTGTCAAAACTTCCCTTTGGCGGCCCCGCTATTGAGGCCGCCCGCAGCATGGTTCCTGATGCAGGGGGTCAGGCTTGCGGCATTGGATAATAGGACTGCAACGACCGCACTTCAAGGGCGTGGCCGCGCAGAGCCTCGATCGCGTCCGCTGCCGCAACGCTGGCCGCCGCCGTGGTGAAACTCGCCACCTTGGCCCGCAGTGCGCTGGTACGGATCGCCTTGCTATCCTTCAGCGATTGCCAGCCTTCGGTCGTGTTGACGATCAGGTCCACCGCGCCGTCCGTAATAAGATCGACGATGTGCGGGCGGCCTTGCGCCACCTTGTTCACCGTCTCGACCTTTATGCCGTTTTCTTCGAGATAACGCGCCGTGCCGCCGGTCGCGATAATGGAGAAGCCCATAGCATCGAGCTTGCGCACCGCAGGCAGAACTACGGGCTTGTCGCCGTCCTTCACCGAGATAAAGGCCGTTCCGCTGCTGGGCAGTACCGTCCCCGCGCCAAGTTGCGCCTTGGCAAAGGCTGTCGCAAAATCGCTATCGATTCCCATGACTTCGCCCGTGCTTTTCATTTCAGGCGAAAGCACAGGATCGACGCCGGGGAAGCGGGAAAAGGGGAACACGGCTTCCTTGACCGCGACATGATTGATCGCGTTCCGGTCGATCTTCGGCAGGTCCTTCAGCTTCTCGCCCGCCATGACGCGGCTGGCGATCTTGGCGATGGGCGTGCCGATCGCCTTGGCGACAAAGGGAACGGTGCGGCTGGCGCGCGGATTGACCTCAATGAGATACACCAGCTCGTCCTTGACCGCGAACTGGATGTTCATAAGCCCCCGGACGCTAAGGGCGCGGGCCAGAACGTCGGTCTGCCTTTCAATTTCGGCTATAACCGCGTCCGACAGGCTGTAAGGAGGCAAGGAACAGGCGCTGTCACCGGAATGAACGCCGGCTTCCTCGATATGCTGGAGCACGCCGGCCACCACGACATCCTCGCCGTCGCACAGCGCGTCGACGTCAACCTCCACCGCATCCCGAAGATATTGGTCTATCAACACAGGCGAGTCGCCCGACACCTGAACGGCGGTGGCGATATATTCTTCCAGCTGCGCCTGCCCATCGACAATCTCCATGGCGCGGCCGCCAAGGACGTAAGACGGGCGCATCAGCACCGGATAACCGATGCGGTTAGCGACCGCGATCGCCTCCTCACGGCTGCGGGCGATGCCATTGGCCGGCTGCTTGAGTTTCAGCTTGTCGATCAGCGCGGCGAAACGCTCCCGGTCCTCGGCCAGATCGATCGCGTCGGGCGAGGTGCCCAGGATCGGAATGCCCGCATCTTCCAGCGCCTGCGCAAGCTTGAGCGGCGTCTGCCCGCCAAACTGGACGATCACGCCAGCCAGCGTACCGTTAGACATCTCGACGCTCAGGATTTCCAGAACATCCTCAGCGGTCAGCGGCTCGAAATAAAGCCGGTCGGACGTGTCATAGTCGGTCGACACCGTCTCCGGATTGCAGTTGACCATGATGGTCTCGTACCCGGCTTCGGAGAGCGCGAAGCAGGCGTGGACGCAGCAATAGTCGAACTCGATCCCCTGCCCGATCCGGTTGGGACCGCCGCCAAGGATCACGACCTTCTTACGGTCACTCGGCTGCGCCTCATTCTCCGCCTCGCCGAAGATCGGCGTTTCGTAGGTCGAATACATATAGGGCGTCTTCGCCTCGAACTCGGCGGCGCAGGTGTCGATGCGCTTGAAGACCGGACGCACGCCTAGCTTGTGGCGAAGCTCACGCACTTCCGCTTCGGTGACGCCGCCGGTCATGGCCTTGACGGCCTCATGGATCAGGCCCGAGCCGCGCGCGATGCCGCGCTCCATGCCGCGCAGATTGGCGGACTTGAGCGCCAGATGAGCAAGGCGCTGGTCGGAAAAGCCCATGGACTTCAGCCGGCGCATGTCGTCGGCATCCTGCGGCAGACCGTTCGCCAGCACTTCGGCTTCCGCCTCGATGATTTCCTTGATCCGCTCCAGGAACCAGGGATCGAACTTGGCGATATT of the Sphingobium herbicidovorans genome contains:
- a CDS encoding DUF883 family protein; translation: MADIHAQITRVRDAANDIAETASDKFRDTTGKARDSAADLIQTSRDRAGDAYSDVRDRTQRVAARANEIVQEHPIVAVAGAVAAGAVVAWLFPKSRRAMKALPGIAAAAGTRVVEAAMAAQAAAAQGAENVRSTAGNALHHAQEGATRTAASARDAAASVDITGTASRVADDLVSLVASKIDSVSDALKARLPKR
- a CDS encoding rhomboid family intramembrane serine protease, coding for MTNAIAAITFAAFLLLSFTGQVDNAAILGGFIPARVEDPGLFAGVLAVPVWLTPLSCTLIHAGWLHIGFNLLMLVFCGRQIEQVLQKGAVLVLYIAGAYGAALLQWAIEPASPNPMVGASGAISAILATYALLYGQRAVKRIGPFSANFLRVIWLAAGWIILQLMIGLASARGGLGDLGQIAIAAHIGGFLIGLVLTRPLLRWRFGKGPKPVS
- the greA gene encoding transcription elongation factor GreA; translation: MATVEKMPMLQMGYDKLNEQLRELKAERPLIVDAIEEARAHGDLSENAEYHAAKERQGQVEATIADLEDKLSRAQIIDPKTLSGDKVVFGATVMLLDEDEKPVKYQIVGQAEADAKLGMISYNSPLGRALIGRQVGEEVEVSVPSGDKFYLINQIDFI
- the carB gene encoding carbamoyl-phosphate synthase large subunit, giving the protein MPKRTDISSILIIGAGPIIIGQACEFDYSGTQAVKALKEEGYRIILVNSNPATIMTDPEFADATYVEPITPEIVAKIIEKERPDAVLPTMGGQTALNTALALFNDGTLEKFGVQMIGADAEAIDKAEDRIKFRDAMDKIGLESARSRIAHTMEEALEALEFTGLPSIIRPSFTMGGTGGGIAYNREEFVNIVRGGLDASPTTEVLIEESLLGWKEYEMEVVRDRNDNAIIICSIENVDPMGVHTGDSITVAPALTLTDKEYQIMRNASIAVLREIGVETGGSNVQFAVNPKDGRLIVIEMNPRVSRSSALASKATGFPIAKVAAKLAVGYTLDEIENDITGATPASFEPTIDYVVTKIPRFAFEKFKGAEPLLGTAMKSVGEVMAIGRNIHESMQKALRGLETGLCGFDEVAHLVGAPKDDIVAALASPTPDRLLVAAQALREGLTVAEIHNIAKFDPWFLERIKEIIEAEAEVLANGLPQDADDMRRLKSMGFSDQRLAHLALKSANLRGMERGIARGSGLIHEAVKAMTGGVTEAEVRELRHKLGVRPVFKRIDTCAAEFEAKTPYMYSTYETPIFGEAENEAQPSDRKKVVILGGGPNRIGQGIEFDYCCVHACFALSEAGYETIMVNCNPETVSTDYDTSDRLYFEPLTAEDVLEILSVEMSNGTLAGVIVQFGGQTPLKLAQALEDAGIPILGTSPDAIDLAEDRERFAALIDKLKLKQPANGIARSREEAIAVANRIGYPVLMRPSYVLGGRAMEIVDGQAQLEEYIATAVQVSGDSPVLIDQYLRDAVEVDVDALCDGEDVVVAGVLQHIEEAGVHSGDSACSLPPYSLSDAVIAEIERQTDVLARALSVRGLMNIQFAVKDELVYLIEVNPRASRTVPFVAKAIGTPIAKIASRVMAGEKLKDLPKIDRNAINHVAVKEAVFPFSRFPGVDPVLSPEMKSTGEVMGIDSDFATAFAKAQLGAGTVLPSSGTAFISVKDGDKPVVLPAVRKLDAMGFSIIATGGTARYLEENGIKVETVNKVAQGRPHIVDLITDGAVDLIVNTTEGWQSLKDSKAIRTSALRAKVASFTTAAASVAAADAIEALRGHALEVRSLQSYYPMPQA